In a single window of the Nitrospinota bacterium genome:
- a CDS encoding GIY-YIG nuclease family protein → MSDWHIYMIRTKHGELYTGITQDVERRFAEHTAGGKKGAKYLRGRGPLQLVFQQKIGSRSEASKAEAAVKKMSKEEKEGMVRGKIICRRIF, encoded by the coding sequence ATGTCCGACTGGCACATCTACATGATACGCACCAAACACGGCGAACTGTATACCGGCATCACCCAGGATGTGGAGCGACGATTCGCCGAGCACACCGCAGGCGGAAAGAAGGGAGCCAAATACTTAAGAGGACGCGGCCCACTGCAACTGGTGTTCCAGCAAAAAATTGGCAGTCGATCCGAAGCTTCAAAAGCCGAGGCCGCTGTTAAGAAAATGTCGAAGGAAGAAAAGGAAGGGATGGTTAGAGGAAAGATAATATGTAGGCGAATATTTTAA